From the genome of Pseudomonas sp. gcc21, one region includes:
- a CDS encoding DUF421 domain-containing protein, whose product MFFESWGGLGRVLVVGALAYIALVVLLRISGKRTLSKLNAFDLVVTVALGSTLATVLLSKDVPLLEGILAFGLLISAQYIITALSVRSAAVRRFVKSEPRLLYHNGRMLDDALRKERVTENEILAVARASGYADLAKVGAVILETDGSFDVIGQAEAPESPTLKDVQGPGKIG is encoded by the coding sequence ATGTTTTTTGAAAGCTGGGGAGGGCTGGGGAGGGTCCTTGTCGTAGGCGCGCTGGCCTACATCGCGCTGGTGGTTCTGCTGCGTATTTCGGGCAAACGCACACTGTCCAAACTCAACGCCTTCGATCTGGTAGTAACCGTGGCGCTGGGCTCGACTCTGGCTACGGTACTGCTGTCCAAGGATGTGCCGCTGCTGGAGGGCATTCTTGCCTTCGGTCTGCTGATTTCCGCCCAATACATCATTACTGCCTTGTCGGTCCGCTCCGCGGCGGTTCGGCGCTTCGTCAAATCCGAGCCGAGATTGCTCTATCACAACGGGCGCATGCTGGACGATGCTTTACGCAAGGAGCGAGTGACCGAGAATGAAATACTCGCCGTCGCGCGCGCCAGCGGCTATGCGGACCTGGCCAAGGTCGGCGCGGTGATTCTGGAGACCGACGGTAGCTTCGATGTCATCGGGCAAGCCGAGGCGCCTGAGAGTCCGACACTCAAGGATGTACAAGGCCCCGGAAAGATCGGATAA
- a CDS encoding iron-containing redox enzyme family protein, which yields MLTPDTLQRVTPSSRTETADSGRARRVYQALLEEPSSANSLSESRDFLEEQLQAASRLPCELPSQPEAMVEWMERQVLATGDRYAAYLESRKAGQPRRYFSCKAHALAFLQRVAPTKLVDGAWLYGVLDKWNDSRFYGLIRTYLEELGDGVPAQNHVVLYQRLLAEQGCETLPEFSDGHYLQGAMQLALGYHADAFLPELIGYNLGYEQLPLHLLITAFELNELDIDPYYFTLHVTIDNAATGHARKAVQAVLDSMPAVGDSKAFLKRVANGYRLNDLGLGTVDVIEAFDLESELIDMFERKRVFGQQMHSDFCRIGGRTVNEWLSRPGDIPDFLAALEQRGWIKRHEDPANSRFWQLVDGPDAQMFGVFSHFEKQLLRDWIAGDWFGDAGSSAAAGGRSKAFRPRARRRAVSEELPSVQGQKAGDVDQELVELQRTLRDLPTEARMQRLIELMAPASHSTAAGLLATRLFTTALG from the coding sequence ATGTTGACGCCCGATACGCTTCAAAGAGTTACCCCTTCGAGCCGTACCGAAACGGCCGATAGCGGCCGTGCAAGGCGTGTCTACCAGGCCTTGCTGGAGGAGCCCTCGTCTGCGAACAGCCTGAGCGAGTCGCGGGACTTTCTCGAAGAGCAGTTGCAGGCGGCCTCACGTCTGCCCTGTGAACTGCCATCGCAGCCTGAAGCAATGGTCGAGTGGATGGAGCGACAGGTACTGGCCACCGGCGATCGGTACGCGGCCTATCTTGAGAGCCGTAAAGCGGGGCAACCGAGGCGCTATTTCAGCTGTAAAGCCCACGCGCTCGCGTTTTTGCAGCGGGTCGCGCCGACCAAGCTGGTCGATGGTGCCTGGCTGTATGGCGTACTGGACAAGTGGAACGATAGCCGCTTCTACGGCCTTATCCGCACCTATCTGGAAGAGCTCGGCGACGGTGTTCCGGCACAGAATCACGTAGTGCTCTATCAGCGGTTACTGGCCGAACAGGGCTGCGAGACCCTGCCGGAATTCAGTGATGGGCATTACCTGCAAGGCGCGATGCAGCTTGCCCTGGGCTATCACGCAGACGCGTTCCTGCCCGAACTGATCGGCTACAACCTGGGTTATGAACAGCTGCCTCTGCATCTGCTGATCACAGCCTTCGAGCTGAACGAGCTGGACATCGACCCCTATTACTTCACCCTGCACGTGACTATTGATAACGCCGCGACAGGGCATGCGCGCAAGGCTGTGCAGGCGGTACTCGATAGCATGCCCGCAGTGGGTGACAGCAAGGCTTTTCTCAAACGAGTGGCTAACGGTTACCGCCTGAACGATCTGGGGCTCGGCACCGTTGACGTGATCGAAGCCTTCGACCTCGAATCCGAGCTGATCGACATGTTCGAGCGAAAGCGCGTTTTCGGCCAGCAAATGCACTCGGACTTTTGCCGGATTGGCGGACGCACCGTGAATGAATGGTTATCGCGCCCCGGAGATATCCCCGACTTTCTCGCGGCGCTGGAGCAGCGTGGCTGGATCAAACGTCACGAAGACCCTGCCAACAGCCGGTTCTGGCAGCTGGTCGATGGCCCGGATGCGCAGATGTTCGGTGTGTTCAGTCATTTCGAAAAACAGCTGTTACGCGACTGGATTGCCGGCGACTGGTTTGGCGATGCCGGCTCGTCTGCCGCTGCAGGAGGCCGGAGCAAGGCATTCCGGCCGCGCGCGCGGCGGCGTGCTGTGAGCGAGGAGCTGCCCTCTGTCCAGGGACAGAAGGCCGGCGATGTCGATCAGGAGCTGGTCGAACTGCAACGTACTTTGCGCGACCTGCCGACCGAAGCGCGAATGCAGCGCCTGATCGAGCTGATGGCGCCTGCTTCGCACTCTACTGCAGCGGGGCTGCTGGCTACCCGGCTTTTCACTACCGCCCTGGGCTGA
- a CDS encoding class I SAM-dependent methyltransferase: MLALGRYLQSVDYRFVAVTPETHQHYLKRMTDRPVRDLRDIFGWSRSFREDQVSADEFELMDQAGVLGHKGEAWRSRVRWSSLGNWLCAHSAYPTDSADAVFFGPDTYRFARLIQAYLADNAGSVRRAVDIGCGSGAGAMLVAGSCPDADVLAVDINPQALRMAAINTELAGLDNVRTAQSNLLDDVEGSFDLIVANPPYMMDSQERAYRHGGGTLGAGLSERIVSAALERLAPGGSLVLYTGVAIVAGRDVFREGLHQRLAAQPCSWRYQEIDPDVFGEELLKPAYAEVERIAAVGLVLTLDR, from the coding sequence ATGCTGGCGCTCGGACGCTATCTGCAATCGGTGGATTACCGCTTCGTCGCCGTCACGCCCGAGACTCATCAGCATTATCTGAAGCGGATGACAGACCGTCCGGTCCGTGATCTCAGAGATATTTTTGGCTGGAGCCGGTCGTTCAGAGAGGATCAGGTCAGTGCTGACGAGTTTGAACTGATGGACCAGGCGGGGGTTCTGGGCCACAAAGGCGAGGCATGGCGAAGCAGGGTGCGCTGGTCCAGTCTGGGCAACTGGTTGTGCGCGCATTCGGCCTACCCAACTGATTCGGCGGATGCGGTATTTTTCGGTCCGGACACCTACCGCTTCGCGCGGCTTATCCAGGCGTACCTGGCAGACAATGCCGGCTCGGTGCGCCGCGCAGTCGATATTGGCTGCGGCTCGGGCGCCGGCGCGATGCTGGTGGCCGGGTCGTGCCCGGATGCGGATGTGCTGGCGGTCGATATCAACCCGCAGGCGTTGCGTATGGCAGCCATCAACACTGAGCTGGCGGGGCTGGACAACGTCCGCACGGCGCAGAGCAATCTGCTGGATGATGTCGAGGGAAGCTTCGATCTGATTGTCGCCAACCCGCCTTACATGATGGACTCGCAGGAGCGGGCCTACCGGCATGGCGGCGGTACGCTGGGTGCGGGGCTGTCTGAGCGAATTGTCAGCGCAGCGCTGGAGCGACTGGCCCCCGGCGGCAGTCTGGTGCTCTATACCGGCGTTGCGATCGTGGCAGGGCGCGACGTTTTTCGCGAAGGTCTGCACCAACGTCTGGCGGCTCAGCCATGCAGCTGGCGCTACCAGGAGATCGACCCCGATGTGTTCGGCGAGGAATTGCTGAAACCGGCCTATGCGGAGGTCGAGCGCATTGCAGCGGTAGGGCTGGTGCTGACCCTGGATCGCTAA